The following are encoded together in the Ranitomeya imitator isolate aRanImi1 chromosome 4, aRanImi1.pri, whole genome shotgun sequence genome:
- the LOC138673888 gene encoding histone H2B, translating into MPDPAKSAPAAKKGSKKAVTKTQKKDGKKRRKTRKESYAIYVYKVLKQVHPDTGISSKAMGIMNSFVNDIFERIAGEASRLAHYNKRSTITSREIQTAVRLLLPGELAKHAVSEGTKAVTKYTSAK; encoded by the coding sequence ATGCCTGATCCTGCCAAGTCTGCACCAGCAGCcaagaagggctccaagaaagcTGTGACCAAGACTCAGAAGAAGGATGGTAAGAAGCGGAGGAAGACCAGGAAGGAGAGCTATGCCATCTATGTGTACAAGGTGCTGAAGCAGGTCCACCCTGACACCGGCATCTCCTCCAAGGCCATGGGCATCATGAActcctttgtcaatgacatctttgaGCGCATTGCAGGGGAAGCCTCCCGCCTGGCTCACTACAACAAgcgctccaccatcacctcccggGAGATCCAGACCGCCGTGCGCCTGCTGCTGCCCGGAGAGCTGGCCAAGCACGCTGTGTCTGAGGGCACCAAGGCCGTCACCAAGTACACCAGCGCCAAGTGA
- the LOC138673891 gene encoding histone H3, with protein MARTKQTARKSTGGKAPRKQLATKAARKSAPATGGVKKPHRYRPGTVALREIRRYQKSTELLIRKLPFQRLVREIAQDFKTDLRFQSSAVMALQEASEAYLVGLFEDTNLCAIHAKRVTIMPKDIQLARRIRGERA; from the coding sequence ATGGCCAGAACTAAGCAGACCGCCCGTAAATCCACCGGAGGGAAAGCTCCCCGCAAGCAGTTGGCCACTAAGGCTGCCAGGAAGAGTGCTCCTGCCACTGGTGGAGTGAAGAAGCCGCACCGCTACCGTCCAGGAACAGTCGCTCTCCGGGAGATCCGCCGTTACCAGAAGTCCACTGAGCTGCTGATCCGTAAGCTTCCCTTCCAGCGCCTGGTGAGGGAGATCGCCCAGGACTTCAAGACTGATCTGCGCTTCCAGAGCTCGGCAGTCATGGCCCTACAGGAGGCCAGCGAGGCTTATCTGGTGGGACTGTTCGAGGACACCAACCTGTGCGCCATCCATGCCAAGAGGGTCACTATCATGCCCAAAGACATCCAGCTGGCCCGCAGGATTCGTGGGGAGAGAGCTTAG
- the LOC138673887 gene encoding histone H2A type 1-like: protein MSGRGKQGGKVRAKAKTRSSRAGLQFPVGRVHRLLRKGNYAERVGAGAPVYLAAVLEYLTAEILELAGNAARDNKKTRIIPRHLQLAVRNDEELNRLLGGVTIAQGGVLPNIQAVLLPKKTESSKKSK, encoded by the coding sequence ATGTCTGGACGCGGCAAACAAGGAGGGAAGGTCCGTGCTAAAGCCAAGACCCGCTCATCCCGGGCAGGACTGCAGTTCCCGGTTGGTCGTGTGCACAGACTTCTCCGCAAGGGTAACTATGCTGAGAGGGTGGGCGCCGGTGCTCCGGTCTATCTGGCTgctgtgctggagtatctgaccGCTGAGATCCTGGAATTAGCCGGCAATGCCGCCCGGGACAACAAGAAGACCCGTATCATCCCCCGACACCTGCAGCTGGCCGTGCGCAATGACGAGGAGCTGAACCGGCTGCTGGGTGGGGTGACCATCGCCCAGGGGGGCGTCCTGCCCAACATCCAGGCCGTGCTGCTGCCCAAGAAGACCGAGAGCAGCAAGAAGAGCAAGTGA
- the LOC138673889 gene encoding histone H2B 1.1-like has product MPDPAKSAPAAKKGSKKAVTKTQKKDGKKRRKTRKESYAIYVYKVLKQVHSDTGISSKAMGIMNSFVNDIFERIAGEASRLAHYNKRSTITSREIQTAVRLLLPGELAKHAVSEGTKAVTKYTSAK; this is encoded by the coding sequence ATGCCAGATCCTGCCAAGTCTGCCCCAGCAGCcaagaagggctccaagaaagcTGTGACCAAGACTCAGAAGAAGGATGGAAAGAAGCGGAGGAAGACCAGGAAGGAGAGCTATGCCATCTATGTGTACAAGGTGCTGAAGCAGGTCCACTCTGACACAGGCATCTCCTCCAAGGCCATGGGCATCATGAActcctttgtcaatgacatctttgaGCGCATTGCAGGGGAAGCCTCCCGCCTGGCTCACTACAACAAgcgctccaccatcacctcccggGAGATCCAGACCGCTGTGCGCCTGCTGCTGCCCGGAGAGTTGGCCAAGCACGCCGTGTCCGAGGGCACCAAGGCCGTCACCAAGTACACCAGCGCCAAGTGA
- the LOC138673890 gene encoding histone H2A.J encodes MSGRGKQGGKVRAKAKTRSSRAGLQFPVGRVHRLLRKGNYAERVGAGAPVYLAAVLEYLTAEILELAGNAARDNKKTRIIPRHLQLAVRNDEELNRLLGGVTIAQGGVLPNIQAVLLPKKTESSKVSSKSGKSK; translated from the coding sequence ATGTCTGGACGCGGCAAACAAGGAGGGAAGGTCCGTGCTAAAGCCAAGACTCGCTCATCCCGGGCAGGACTGCAGTTCCCGGTTGGTCGTGTGCACAGACTTCTCCGCAAGGGTAACTATGCTGAGAGGGTGGGCGCCGGTGCTCCGGTCTATCTGGCTgctgtgctggagtatctgaccGCTGAGATCCTGGAATTAGCCGGCAATGCCGCCCGGGACAACAAGAAAACCCGCATCATCCCCCGACACCTGCAGCTGGCCGTGCGCAATGACGaggagctgaacaggctgctgggtgGGGTGACCATCGCCCAGGGGGGCGTCCTGCCCAACATCCAGGCCGTGCTGCTGCCCAAGAAGACCGAGAGCAGCAAGGTGAGCAGCAAGTCAGGCAAGAGCAAGTGA